In Selenomonas sp. TAMA-11512, a genomic segment contains:
- a CDS encoding helix-turn-helix domain-containing protein has product MKRVVVIDDESIQRQSLVSLTPWSDVGCRVVGEAENAESGAALIRQLQPDIALVDITMPGRSGLDMIEELMEECSVEYVVLSGYGEFSYAQRAMQLGVRNYLLKPVEDEELLEAMRKAAEHVDGEKKRRALELGLREERPFYEHFGRGESKNKYLEKAIRYMEENCSLNLTIQEVSRIVDISPSYLHRLFTEHTEYTFGEYLTLCRMRKAIRLLSAGELRIYEVAEACGYKDTRYFSNVFRRVTGVKPTEYRDGKIMS; this is encoded by the coding sequence TTGAAACGTGTTGTGGTCATTGACGATGAATCCATACAGAGGCAGAGTCTGGTATCGCTGACGCCCTGGAGCGATGTGGGATGCCGGGTCGTCGGTGAGGCGGAGAATGCGGAGTCGGGGGCAGCTCTGATCCGTCAGCTGCAGCCGGACATTGCGCTGGTGGATATCACGATGCCGGGACGATCAGGGTTGGACATGATTGAAGAATTGATGGAGGAATGTTCCGTTGAATATGTGGTCCTGTCGGGCTATGGAGAGTTTTCCTATGCGCAGCGGGCGATGCAGCTAGGCGTGCGGAACTATCTTCTGAAGCCCGTGGAGGACGAGGAACTCTTAGAGGCGATGCGAAAAGCCGCAGAGCATGTGGACGGGGAGAAAAAGAGGCGTGCGCTGGAGCTGGGACTGCGCGAGGAACGACCTTTCTATGAGCACTTCGGTAGAGGCGAGAGCAAGAATAAGTATCTGGAGAAGGCGATTCGATACATGGAGGAAAACTGTTCCTTGAACCTGACGATACAGGAGGTTTCCCGTATTGTCGACATCAGCCCGTCGTATTTGCATCGCCTGTTTACGGAGCATACCGAGTACACCTTTGGCGAATATTTGACGCTTTGCCGCATGCGGAAAGCCATCCGCCTCCTATCGGCGGGAGAGCTCCGCATCTATGAGGTGGCGGAGGCCTGCGGCTATAAGGATACGCGATACTTCAGCAATGTCTTTCGGCGAGTCACGGGCGTCAAACCCACAGAGTACAGAGATGGAAAAATAATGTCATAG
- the def gene encoding peptide deformylase gives MAVLDIVKAGAPVLKEIAAPIEKIDGELKRLLDNMAETMYAADGIGLAAPQVGKSIRAVVIDIGDGILELINPRIIFKEGAVVDSEGCLSCPNLYGEVERAETVKIVYRDRRNKQKHLTAKGLLARCIQHEIDHLDGVLFIDIAQSIRLEEAKKG, from the coding sequence ATGGCAGTATTGGATATAGTCAAGGCAGGCGCGCCTGTCTTGAAGGAGATTGCGGCTCCGATTGAAAAAATCGACGGCGAGCTGAAGCGTCTCCTGGACAATATGGCAGAGACGATGTATGCCGCGGACGGCATCGGGCTCGCCGCGCCGCAGGTCGGCAAGTCGATCCGCGCAGTCGTCATAGATATCGGTGACGGCATCTTGGAACTCATCAATCCGCGCATCATCTTTAAAGAGGGGGCGGTCGTGGACTCGGAAGGATGCCTCTCTTGTCCGAATCTCTATGGTGAAGTGGAGCGCGCGGAGACGGTCAAGATCGTCTATCGGGATCGCCGCAATAAGCAGAAGCACCTGACGGCGAAGGGGCTCTTAGCCCGCTGCATCCAGCATGAGATTGATCACTTGGACGGTGTGCTCTTCATTGACATCGCGCAGAGCATCCGTCTGGAGGAGGCAAAAAAGGGATGA
- the fmt gene encoding methionyl-tRNA formyltransferase, with product MSKLRTIFMGTPEFAVPCLQKLLERTDVQLVVTQPDRPKGRGQKMVPPPVKIVAEEAGITVFQPVKVREAEAVERIRAVAPDLIVVVAFGQILPKDILDIPVYGCINVHASLLPKYRGAAPMQWAILHGETETGVTTMFMDEGLDTGDMLLSEKFSISPDMTAEELHDAMMPLGADVLARTVSAVEAGTLERTPQDDAASSYASMLTKELGAIDWTKPAQELHNLVRGLNSRPGAYAVLADEDKLKIWHTRLPAATPEGLAEGGIGDIVGRSKDGFYVKTGAGLLEVVEVQPPNRKKMRAADYLRGLSGSLQFAK from the coding sequence ATGAGTAAGCTGCGGACGATTTTCATGGGAACGCCCGAGTTCGCTGTGCCCTGTCTCCAAAAGCTTCTTGAACGGACGGATGTGCAGCTTGTCGTTACGCAGCCGGACCGACCGAAAGGGCGCGGACAAAAAATGGTGCCGCCTCCTGTCAAGATCGTCGCCGAGGAGGCGGGAATTACCGTATTCCAACCCGTGAAAGTACGCGAGGCGGAGGCTGTCGAGCGGATACGAGCCGTAGCCCCGGATCTCATCGTCGTCGTTGCTTTCGGACAGATCCTGCCGAAGGATATCCTCGACATTCCGGTATACGGATGTATCAACGTCCACGCGTCACTCCTGCCGAAGTACCGCGGGGCCGCCCCCATGCAGTGGGCAATTCTCCATGGTGAGACGGAAACCGGCGTCACGACGATGTTCATGGATGAAGGACTCGATACGGGCGATATGCTTCTTTCGGAGAAGTTTTCCATCTCGCCGGATATGACGGCAGAGGAACTGCATGACGCGATGATGCCGCTGGGCGCGGACGTCTTGGCACGGACCGTTTCCGCCGTCGAGGCGGGGACGCTCGAGCGAACGCCGCAGGACGACGCGGCGTCATCATACGCGTCCATGCTCACCAAGGAGCTCGGCGCAATCGACTGGACAAAGCCGGCACAGGAGCTGCACAATCTGGTGCGGGGTCTCAACAGCCGGCCGGGTGCATATGCGGTGCTTGCCGACGAAGACAAGCTCAAAATCTGGCACACGAGACTGCCGGCAGCCACGCCGGAGGGACTGGCGGAGGGCGGCATCGGCGATATCGTCGGCCGCTCCAAGGACGGTTTTTACGTCAAGACGGGGGCGGGACTTCTCGAGGTTGTCGAGGTGCAGCCGCCCAACAGGAAGAAGATGCGCGCGGCGGATTATTTGAGAGGTTTGTCGGGCAGCTTGCAGTTTGCGAAGTAA
- a CDS encoding DUF116 domain-containing protein — MAAIPGMAKPHKRLFMMLLCLSFIGMSTIAFLIWRVSYLGLLEINVYLPTLLGALIAGAALLTGFGILSMVGAILGMPFFSVFQRRTYTLINMLFPVVVMLGKSFGISRRKIERSFIEVSNQIIHHRHIKVRASELLVVTPHCLQLASCPHKVTRDPNNCKRCGGCDVGALVKLAEEMGFHFFIVTGGTLARQTVKKLRPKAVLAIACERDLTSGIQDVYPLPAVGVMNLRPNGPCYNTHVDIEAVRAEVEKILVPEDIRPKEDEPIMAQEPQAQDEKPGATRREAV; from the coding sequence ATGGCAGCGATACCGGGAATGGCGAAACCGCATAAGCGGCTTTTTATGATGCTTTTATGCCTGAGCTTTATCGGTATGTCAACGATTGCCTTCTTGATTTGGCGCGTCAGCTATCTGGGGCTGCTGGAGATCAATGTCTATCTGCCGACGCTCCTCGGCGCCCTGATTGCCGGGGCTGCGCTCCTGACGGGCTTCGGCATTCTAAGCATGGTGGGAGCGATTCTGGGAATGCCGTTTTTCAGCGTTTTTCAGCGGCGCACGTACACGCTCATCAACATGCTCTTTCCGGTCGTCGTCATGCTGGGGAAGTCGTTTGGCATCAGCCGCCGCAAGATCGAGCGCTCGTTCATTGAGGTCAGCAATCAGATCATCCATCACCGCCACATCAAAGTGCGCGCAAGCGAATTGCTTGTCGTGACACCGCATTGCCTGCAGCTTGCCTCATGCCCGCACAAGGTCACGCGAGATCCGAACAACTGCAAGCGCTGCGGCGGCTGCGATGTGGGCGCTCTCGTCAAATTGGCGGAGGAAATGGGATTCCACTTCTTCATCGTGACGGGCGGTACGCTCGCTCGTCAGACGGTCAAAAAGCTTCGTCCCAAGGCTGTGCTTGCCATTGCGTGTGAGCGCGATTTGACGAGCGGCATACAGGATGTCTATCCGCTTCCCGCGGTCGGGGTGATGAACCTTCGCCCCAACGGCCCCTGCTATAACACGCACGTCGATATCGAGGCCGTGCGCGCGGAGGTTGAAAAAATCCTGGTGCCAGAGGATATCCGTCCGAAAGAGGATGAGCCAATCATGGCACAAGAGCCGCAGGCGCAGGATGAGAAACCGGGAGCAACGAGGAGAGAGGCTGTCTGA